A genomic region of Zalophus californianus isolate mZalCal1 chromosome 11, mZalCal1.pri.v2, whole genome shotgun sequence contains the following coding sequences:
- the CREBZF gene encoding CREB/ATF bZIP transcription factor isoform X2, which translates to MRHSLTKLLAASSSDSPTRSESPAPAATCLLPPDLTRAAAAAAAAAAAAAAEEEETAAVGSPGRKQPRGDEGELEAGRGGRGGVAVRAPSPEEMEEEAIASVPGEETEDMDFLSGLELADLLDPRQPDWHLEPGLSSPGPLSSSGGGSDSGGLWRGDDDDEAAAAEMQRFSDLLQRLLNGIGGCSSGSDSGSGEKRRRKSPGGGGGGSGNDNNQAATKSPRKAAAAAARLNRLKKKEYVMGLESRVRGLAAENQELRAENRELGKRVQALQEESRYLRAVLANETGLARLLSRLSGVGLRLTTSLFRDSPAGDHDYALPVGKQQQDLLEEDDSAGGVCLHVDKDKVSVEFCSACARKASSSLKM; encoded by the coding sequence ATGAGGCATAGCCTGACGAAACTGCTGGCGGCCTCGAGCAGCGACTCCCCAACCCGCAGCGAGAGCCCGGCTCCGGCCGCGACCTGCTTGCTGCCCCCGGACCTGACCcgggcggctgcggcggcggcggcagcggcggcggcggcggcggcagaggaggaagagacggCGGCGGTCGGATCTCCCGGCCGCAAACAGCCGCGCGGCGACGAGGGCGAGTTGGAGGCCGGGAGGGGGGGCCGCGGCGGCGTGGCCGTGCGCGCGCCCTCGCCcgaggagatggaggaggaggcgATCGCCAGCGTCCCCGGGGAGGAGACGGAGGACATGGACTTTCTGTCTGGGCTGGAACTGGCAGATCTGCTGGACCCCCGGCAACCGGACTGGCACCTGGAGCCCGGGCTCAGCTCGCCCGGGCCTCTCTCCTCGTCCGGCGGAGGTTCGGATAGCGGCGGCTTGTGGAGAGGGGACGACGACGACGAGGCCGCGGCTGCCGAGATGCAGCGGTTTTCTGACCTGCTGCAGAGGCTGTTAAACGGCATCGGAGGCTGCAGCAGCGGCAGTGACAGCGGCAGCGGCGAAAAGAGGCGGAGAAAGTCCccaggaggaggcggcggcggcagcggcaacGACAACAACCAGGCGGCGACAAAGAGTCCCCGGAAGGCGGCAGCGGCTGCTGCCCGTCTTAATCGGCTGAAGAAGAAGGAGTACGTGATGGGGCTGGAAAGTCGAGTCCGGGGTCTGGCAGCCGAGAACCAGGAGTTGCGGGCCGAGAATCGGGAGCTGGGCAAGCGCGTGCAGGCACTGCAGGAGGAGAGTCGCTACCTACGGGCCGTCTTAGCCAACGAGACCGGACTGGCTCGCTTGCTGAGCCGGCTGAGCGGCGTGGGACTGCGGCTGACCACCTCGCTCTTCAGAGACTCGCCCGCCGGTGACCATGACTACGCTCTGCCCGTGGGAAAGCAGCAGCAGGACCTGCTGGAAGAGGACGACTCAGCGGGAGGAGTATGTCTTCATGTGGACAAGGATAAGGTGTCGGTGGAGTTCTGCTCGGCGTGCGCCCGGAAGGCGTCGTCTTCTCTTAAAATGTAG
- the TMEM126A gene encoding transmembrane protein 126A, whose protein sequence is MKNHEPDDTVKEDLIFNIITRKINQLPEAERNLFEHGSTYVGLNAGLCGLIANSLFRRILNVTQARIAAGLPMAVIPFLTAHVSYKGFVSLPLNTGDLNCETCTITRGGLVGFVFGGLYPVILAIPVNGGLAARYESAPLPEKGNILTYWTRISKPVFRKMLFPILLQTMFAAYLGSRQYKLIIKALQLPEPGLEIQ, encoded by the exons ATGAAAAATCATGAACCAGATGATACTGTCAAGGAAGACTTAATTTTCAATATCATAACCAGAAAAATTAACCAACTCCCAGAAGCAGAAAG GAATCTGTTTGAACATGGATCAACATATGTTGGACTTAATGCTGGTCTCTGTGGTCTAATAGCAAATAGTCTTTTTCGACGCATCCTAAATGTGACACAGGCTCGTATAGCTGCTGGCTTACCAATGGCAGTGATCCCATTTTTGACTGCGCACGTATCTTACAAAGGTTTTGTAAGTTTACCTTTGAATACAG GTGATTTGAATTGTGAAACCTGTACCATAACACGGGGTGGATTGGTTGGTTTCGTTTTTGGTGGTCTGTACCCTGTTATCTTGGCCATACCTGTGAATGGTGGCCTAGCAGCCAG ATATGAATCAGCCCCGCTACCAGAGAAAGGAAACATCTTAACTTACTGGACTAGAATTTCTAAGCCTGTCTTTAGAAAGATGTTATTTCCTATTTTGCTCCAGACTATGTTTGCAGCATACCTTGGATCTAGACAATATAAGCTAATTATAAAGGCCCTTCAGTTACCTGAACCTGGCCTAGAAATTCAGTGA
- the CREBZF gene encoding CREB/ATF bZIP transcription factor isoform X1 produces the protein MRHSLTKLLAASSSDSPTRSESPAPAATCLLPPDLTRAAAAAAAAAAAAAAEEEETAAVGSPGRKQPRGDEGELEAGRGGRGGVAVRAPSPEEMEEEAIASVPGEETEDMDFLSGLELADLLDPRQPDWHLEPGLSSPGPLSSSGGGSDSGGLWRGDDDDEAAAAEMQRFSDLLQRLLNGIGGCSSGSDSGSGEKRRRKSPGGGGGGSGNDNNQAATKSPRKAAAAAARLNRLKKKEYVMGLESRVRGLAAENQELRAENRELGKRVQALQEESRYLRAVLANETGLARLLSRLSGVGLRLTTSLFRDSPAGDHDYALPVGKQQQDLLEEDDSAGGVCLHVDKDKVSVEFCSACARKASSSLKIFFFR, from the exons ATGAGGCATAGCCTGACGAAACTGCTGGCGGCCTCGAGCAGCGACTCCCCAACCCGCAGCGAGAGCCCGGCTCCGGCCGCGACCTGCTTGCTGCCCCCGGACCTGACCcgggcggctgcggcggcggcggcagcggcggcggcggcggcggcagaggaggaagagacggCGGCGGTCGGATCTCCCGGCCGCAAACAGCCGCGCGGCGACGAGGGCGAGTTGGAGGCCGGGAGGGGGGGCCGCGGCGGCGTGGCCGTGCGCGCGCCCTCGCCcgaggagatggaggaggaggcgATCGCCAGCGTCCCCGGGGAGGAGACGGAGGACATGGACTTTCTGTCTGGGCTGGAACTGGCAGATCTGCTGGACCCCCGGCAACCGGACTGGCACCTGGAGCCCGGGCTCAGCTCGCCCGGGCCTCTCTCCTCGTCCGGCGGAGGTTCGGATAGCGGCGGCTTGTGGAGAGGGGACGACGACGACGAGGCCGCGGCTGCCGAGATGCAGCGGTTTTCTGACCTGCTGCAGAGGCTGTTAAACGGCATCGGAGGCTGCAGCAGCGGCAGTGACAGCGGCAGCGGCGAAAAGAGGCGGAGAAAGTCCccaggaggaggcggcggcggcagcggcaacGACAACAACCAGGCGGCGACAAAGAGTCCCCGGAAGGCGGCAGCGGCTGCTGCCCGTCTTAATCGGCTGAAGAAGAAGGAGTACGTGATGGGGCTGGAAAGTCGAGTCCGGGGTCTGGCAGCCGAGAACCAGGAGTTGCGGGCCGAGAATCGGGAGCTGGGCAAGCGCGTGCAGGCACTGCAGGAGGAGAGTCGCTACCTACGGGCCGTCTTAGCCAACGAGACCGGACTGGCTCGCTTGCTGAGCCGGCTGAGCGGCGTGGGACTGCGGCTGACCACCTCGCTCTTCAGAGACTCGCCCGCCGGTGACCATGACTACGCTCTGCCCGTGGGAAAGCAGCAGCAGGACCTGCTGGAAGAGGACGACTCAGCGGGAGGAGTATGTCTTCATGTGGACAAGGATAAGGTGTCGGTGGAGTTCTGCTCGGCGTGCGCCCGGAAGGCGTCGTCTTCTCTTAAAAT TTTCTTTTTTAGGTGA